A genomic segment from Xiphophorus maculatus strain JP 163 A chromosome 6, X_maculatus-5.0-male, whole genome shotgun sequence encodes:
- the LOC102216458 gene encoding transmembrane protein 125-like — protein MPEMQTLYYSMRRPPSLYLDPLVAQQRHILEEEVQFWWFRDPRRSLFCYCASVALILGLGLGGVGLLSTTNSLSVEWRLGVGTTLCLLALAVLLKQLLSSAIQDMNCVHSRRQIERLRSGGRADPALILAVGLAVTLCGTVLLCVATVGGRSHDRREMSVSGAVLVAAGAGMGLAVAGYSVTVHLKRRRDQRMRRRLRVRRARRLGGQGVRMFNVPPRQASQTRRDVSTSRTSLI, from the coding sequence ATGCCTGAGATGCAGACCCTTTACTACAGTATGCGCCGGCCCCCAAGCCTCTACCTGGACCCCTTGGTCGCGCAGCAGCGGCACATCCTGGAGGAAGAAGTGCAGTTCTGGTGGTTCCGAGACCCCAGACGGTCCTTGTTTTGCTACTGTGCCTCGGTGGCGCTCATCCTGGGACTGGGCCTTGGTGGAGTGGGGCTTCTCTCCACCACTAACAGCCTCTCTGTGGAGTGGCGTCTTGGAGTGGGAACCACGCTCTGCCTCCTGGCCCTCGCTGTTCTACTCAAGCAGCTCCTGAGCTCCGCCATCCAGGACATGAACTGCGTTCACAGTCGCCGTCAGATCGAGCGGCTGCGGAGCGGCGGGAGGGCCGACCCGGCGCTGATTCTGGCCGTGGGGCTGGCGGTGACGCTGTGCGGGACGGTCCTGCTCTGCGTGGCCACCGTGGGCGGCCGGAGCCACGACAGGAGGGAAATGTCGGTGTCTGGGGCGGTGCTTGTGGCCGCCGGCGCCGGCATGGGCCTGGCCGTCGCGGGCTACAGCGTGACGGTGCATCTCAAGAGGAGAAGGGAtcagaggatgaggaggaggctGAGGGTCAGGAGGGCGAGGAGGCTGGGCGGTCAAGGAGTCCGAATGTTCAACGTTCCGCCTCGACAGGCAAGTCAAACCAGGAGAGACGTCTCTACCAGCAGGACAAGTCTGATCTGA